One part of the Drosophila teissieri strain GT53w chromosome 3R, Prin_Dtei_1.1, whole genome shotgun sequence genome encodes these proteins:
- the LOC122619101 gene encoding LOW QUALITY PROTEIN: uncharacterized protein LOC122619101 (The sequence of the model RefSeq protein was modified relative to this genomic sequence to represent the inferred CDS: substituted 1 base at 1 genomic stop codon), whose translation MQNLSISCSLVCLIILGSAALVGAFGVCQRQISAILITGVMYLLAALFALFTLMIIHFKRQQGRPMLDSDYDGTVDGIVARPGGVAIMAKPLLGARIFLTSWSLDLGWGGVVLCAITSVLWILLSKIMRYNPFSALMIXLNALPLGVYGASYGSLGSCESYGSYGSTHTHSGTSSGGSSSFLLAAVSSTRQAEHRGKGKYIL comes from the exons ATGCAAAACCTCTCCATATCCTGCTCATTGGTCTGCCTCATCATTTTGGGCAGTGCCGCCCTCGTGGGCGCCTTTGGTGTCTGCCAGCGCCAAATCAGCGCCATTTTGATCACAGGAGTGATGTATTTACTAGCAG CTCTCTTTGCCCTCTTCACGCTTATGATCATCCACTTCAAGCGGCAGCAGGGACGTCCCATGCTGGACAGCGACTACGATGGAACGGTGGACGGAATAGTGGCGCGACCAGGAGGCGTGGCCATCATGGCCAAGCCGCTGCTGGGAGCGCGCATCTTCCTCACCTCGTGGAGCCTCGACTTGGGATGGGGCGGTGTGGTGCTGTGCGCCATCACCTCGGTACTGTGGATCCTGCTCTCCAAGATCATGCGGTACAACCCCTTCTCGGCGCTCATGATTTAGCTAAACGCCTTGCCGCTCGGCGTCTACGGAGCCAGCTACGGGAGTCTGGGCAGCTGTGAGAGCTACGGCAGCTACGGGagcacccacacccacagcgGCACCAGTAGTGGCGGCAGCTCCAGTTTCCTCCTGGCGGCGGTCTCGTCGACGCGGCAAGCAGAGCACCGGGGCAAGGGAAAGTACATCCTGTAG
- the LOC122619099 gene encoding protein NASP homolog: MSAEAEAIVTTAAADASSPSKTVAVEPVAADTTPDNVPAVSTEGSGKAEQERAEKILKGKELFSQGSRNFLVKSYDEAADELSQVCQLYEEVYGELADELGQPLLLYAKALIAMALDENKVIDVPDEAADDDDEDVDDDEEESAEDGAAKKEEKKDTKEAANGASSSNGKELDTIKEGSDEADSTGEAEQAQSEEKPSKKVPTGVDEVSSSNGGGGAAVNDDERPSTSNGEVTASCSNGAAAAGEEEPEEEEGVSGSLQLAWEILEAAAQIFSRQGLSGLPYLAEVQTELANIEFENGILEAAREDYEKALKIHGELPTRNRRALAELHYKIGLTYLMQQLNKEGATALRHSSVLIEEEIAEIKGKDEPSERDRNNMLDLEETKQEILAKIQEIEEMQAQTIAEVRAALDSYIKPMSSGDAAAASSSSSSSANGAASSSSSSSKGAAAASSSSTISSSSAKPTDITHLIKRKKPEDPSSEAEALCSPAKRAAV; encoded by the exons ATGTCTGCTGAAGCCGAAGCAATCGTCACAACGGCCGCTGCCGATGCATCATCACCAAGCAAGACAGTGGCTGTGGAGCCCGTTGCTGCTGATACAACGCCGGACAATGTGCCAGCTGTGTCCACTGAGGGAAGCGGAAAGGCAGAGCAGGAGCGCGCAGAGAAAATACTTAAAGGCAAGGAGCTGTTCAGCCAGGGATCGCGGAACTTCCTGGTCAAGAGCTACGACGAGGCAGCTGACGAGCTGAGCCAGGTGTGCCAATTGTACGAGGAAGTCTACGGGGAACTGGCCGATGAGCTCGGACAGCCCCTATTGCT CTATGCAAAGGCTTTAATTGCAATGGCCTTGGACGAGAACAAAGTGATCGATGTGCCTGACGAGGctgccgatgatgatgacgaggatgtggacgacgacgaggaagAAAGTGCAGAGGATGGAGCGGCCAAGAAGGAGGAAAAGAAAGACACCAAGGAGGCCGCAAATGGTGCAAGCAGCTCGAACGGCAAAGAACTGGACACCATCAAGGAGGGGTCCGATGAGGCCGACTCCACCGGAGAAGCCGAGCAAGCTCAGAGTGAAGAAAAGCCCTCCAAGAAGGTACCGACCGGCGTGGATgaggtcagcagcagcaatggcgGTGGCGGAGCTGCCGTCAACGATGACGAGCGACCGAGCACATCGAATGGTGAAGTCACAGCTAGTTGTTCCAAcggtgcagcagctgctggagAGGAGGAACCAGAAGAGGAGGAAGGAGTAAGCGGAAGTCTGCAGTTGGCCTGGGAAATACTGGAGGCTGCTGCTCAGATCTTTTCGCGCCAGGGTCTCAGTGGTCTCCCCTACTTGGCTGAAGTTCAGACTGAGCTGGCCAACATTGAGTTTGAGAATGGAATCCTTGAGGCGGCACGTGAAGATTATG AGAAAGCATTGAAGATCCACGGAGAGCTGCCCACAAGAAACCGACGTGCTTTGGCCGAATTGCATTACAAGATCGGTCTGACCTATTTGATGCAGCAACTCAACAAGGAAGGAGCGACAGCTCTGCGGCACTCAAGCGTGTTGATCGAGGAGGAAATTGCCGAGATCAAGGGCAAGGACGAACCTAGCGAGCGGGACAGGAACAATATGTTGGATTTGGAGGAAACAAAGCAGGAGATTTTGGCCAAGATACAGGAAATCGAGGAGATGCAGGCCcag ACCATTGCTGAGGTTCGAGCTGCCCTGGATAGCTACATCAAGCCAATGAGCAGTGGCGATGCAGCtgccgcctcctcctcgtcgtcgtcgtcagcCAATGGAGCTGCGAGCTCTTCATCGTCCTCCTCCAAAGGTGCTGCGGCGGCCTCCTCATCATCGACCATTAGCAGCAGTTCGGCCAAGCCCACGGACATCACACATTTGATCAAGCGCAAGAAGCCGGAGGATCCCAGCTCGGAGGCTGAGGCCCTGTGCTCGCCGGCCAAGCGTGCCGCCGTCTAG
- the LOC122619100 gene encoding uncharacterized protein LOC122619100 has product MRSKGNVGVGVGVNVGVAVGSGSRYKVTARCVPEVSITSPTTATGSIQPKHFALLRSRSQPSPPTSNILFSTPGGATLVEEEDFSLASGSGAAAKNVLQRQLATTVQQEDPDLEHSAQDPHSKLSDPAEPPNELTPLVEEPGSVAPTTSSQRYSHNSKTTRSWPVIYRNPHHCDYEALYVQQQQQQQQSFKQNCYSNQFKQSIVYSSSNEELPGGEPVASSSADNRQTTCYYFAPSRHNSIYEHPSSVVGGSLQFDNPTTTAAAAAAVESLRRSNSILLRQNSCAKVIQRRGSGSGSPNSLGSQMEGLGMGMGGRGAGSACCSSCCMGPPPVLFLFVTLLMTTSATAMLCAAIMTDHWEHVTWDRNSLDRYSNRSGLHLEWLLDDQVAMLKPDKRADHRFRRDSVFLVPMHGGIWTLCIDLPIQQLQELRRNPKFPRGAPPCVNYLAGSMENARGEEQRNDWQHSESQVTLQPHLSTYPGATRM; this is encoded by the exons ATGCGCTCCAAGGGCAACGTCGGCGTCGGCGTCGGGGTCAACGTCGGCGTCGCCgttggcagcggcagccggTACAAGGTGACGGCCCGCTGTGTGCCCGAAGTGAGCATCACGTCGCCGACGACAGCAACCGGCTCCATCCAGCCCAAGCACTTTGCCCTGCTCCGCAGTCGCTCGCAACCTTCGCCGCCGACGTCTAACATCCTTTTCTCCACGCCAGGCGGGGCCACTTTGGTCGAGGAGGAGGATTTCAGCTTGGCTAGCGGCAGTGGTGCAGCAGCCAAGAACGTGCTTCAGCGCCAGCTGGCCACCACCGTTCAGCAGGAGGATCCGGATCTGGAGCATTCCGCGCAGGATCCGCACAGCAAGTTGTCCGACCCGGCGGAACCGCCCAATGAGCTAACGCCGTTGGTGGAGGAGCCCGGCTCTGTAGCGCCAACCACTTCGAGCCAGCGTTATAGCCATAATTCCAAGACCACGCGCTCCTGGCCCGTCATCTACCGCAATCCACATCACTGCGACTACGAGGCATTGTacgtgcaacagcagcagcagcaacagcagagcTTCAAGCAGAACTGCTACTCGAATCAGTTTAAGCAGTCCATCGTCTACTCCAGCAGCAATGAGGAGTTGCCCGGCGGCGAACCGGTAGCCTCGAGTTCCGCCGATAACCGCCAGACCACGTGCTACTACTTTGCACCCAGCCGGCACAACAGCATTTATGAGCACCCCTCCTCGGTGGTTGGGGGATCCCTGCAGTTCGATAATCCAACGactacagcagcagcggcggcggcagtcGAGAGTTTGAGGCGGAGCAACAGCATCCTGTTGCGCCAGAACAGCTGCGCCAAGGTCATTCAGCGTCGCGGCAGCGGTAGTGGTTCACCCAACTCCCTGGGCTCCCAGATGGAGGGactgggcatgggcatgggcggAAGGGGCGCTGGCAGCGCCtgttgctccagctgctgcatgGGCCCGCCGCCGGTGCTCTTCCTATTCGTCACGCTGCTGATGACCACAAGCGCCACAGCCATGCTGTGCGCCGCCATCATGACTGATCACTGGGAGCACGTCACATGGGACCGCAACAGCCTTGATCGCTACTCCAATCGGTCGGGACTGCACCTGGAGTGGCTTCTAGACGACCAGGTGGCTATGCTCAAGCCGGACAAGAGGG CCGATCATCGCTTCCGGCGCGACTCCGTTTTCCTGGTGCCCATGCACGGCGGCATCTGGACACTGTGCATTGATCTGCCCattcagcagctgcaggaactGCGGCGCAATCCCAAGTTCCCACGCGGTGCTCCGCCGTGTGTCAACTACCTGGCCGGCTCAATGGAAAACGCACGCGGCGAGGAGCAGCGCAACGACTGGCAGCACAGTGAGTCACAGGTCACTCTGCAGCCGCATCTGAGTACGTATCCAGGGGCAACCCGTATGTAA